The Betta splendens chromosome 4, fBetSpl5.4, whole genome shotgun sequence genome contains a region encoding:
- the LOC114852940 gene encoding uncharacterized protein LOC114852940 → MERQKTLTVKHMERMSKKLNLHTLIPKPSNTSTFRTPPTSSYHILPSPPFSKPLIHTLPNIKEEEEEEIKEKTMIKQMERMSRKQSFLPTIIPKPTSIASFPTPPTSFYPILPTPPFSKPLIHTLPNIKEEEIRKKTMIKQMEKMSRKQSFLPTIIPKPTSIASFPTPPTSSYPILPTPPFSKPIIHTVPNIKKKKEEMKKKAIMTQVEKVSRKQSFFPSITSKPTPNPTFSLPSTSPLSLGSTPPVSKPLVYSLPTPPSHTLSRKNRRFHHHLHPQPPLPPH, encoded by the coding sequence atggaaagacagaaaacactgacagtTAAACACATGGAGAGGATGTCAAAGAAACTAAACCTACACACCCTCATCCCTAAACCCAGCAACACTTCCACCTTCCGAACCCCCCCTACTTCTTCCTACCAcatcctcccttctcctcccttctccaaacCCCTTATTCATACCCTTCCTAACatcaaggaagaggaggaagaggaaatcaaGGAGAAGACAATGATTAAGCAAATGGAAAGGATGTCAAGGAAACAATCCTTTTTACCCACCATCATTCCAAAACCCACATCCATTGCCAGCTTCCCCACCCCCCCTACTTCTTTCTACCCCATCCTCCCAactcctcccttctccaaacCCCTTATTCATACCCTTCCTAACATCAAGGAAGAGGAAATCAGGAAGAAGACAATGATCAAGCAAATGGAAAAGATGTCAAGGAAACAATCCTTTTTACCCACCATCATTCCAAAACCCACATCCATTGCCAGCTTCCCCACCCCCCCTACTTCTTCCTACCCCATCCTCCCTactcctcccttctccaaacCCATCATTCATACCGTCCCTAACattaagaaaaagaaggaggaaatgaaaaagaaggcAATAATGACCCAAGTAGAAAAGGTGTCAAGGAAACAATCCTTCTTCCCCTCCATCACTTCAAAACCCACCCCCAATCCCaccttctccctcccctctaCTTCTCCCTTATCCCTTGGCTCTACTCCTCCCGTCTCCAAACCTCTTGTTTATAGCCTCCCCACCCCTCCCAGTCACACCCTCTCTCGCAAGAATCGCAGgttccaccatcacctccacccacaACCGCCACTCCCCCCCCACTAG